A window of the Salipiger sp. H15 genome harbors these coding sequences:
- a CDS encoding ATP-binding protein — MKFATQREAGRQALFEIIDDGFCIIQFIDGPDGPLSDYVHVEANSGYERHTGIKDIVGKTVFDVAPEDGREWVKIYGAVLENGEPLRFERNFSEAGRFIEVSARRLEPRSLGQVAVLFRDISDRKRAEAELKASEKTSRENEQRVALALEAGAIVGTWVWHVPEDAFTVDEGLFSAMGLDRDRDASALKLDDITVHVHPEDKPRLNADVEAALREGGAYFQQFRVLREDRKYHWIEASGKVELDRNGKAVTFSGVLMDISGRREIEAERDRVTAELFRLNETLERRVSEQTAELMAKEEVLRHAQKMEAVGQLTGGLAHDFNNLLAAVSGAVDMAQSRLSERRFDEIGRYLCAIKSSAGRAANLTQRLMAFARKQTLEPKPTDVVRLCGGMAELVQRTVGPHIELKMTADEGTWLSHVDQNQLENALLNLCINARDAMPDGGSLAVRSENRSLGKAEAKAVGVAEGDYVCISVADTGAGMSEELIDRAFEPFFTTKPLGEGTGLGLSMVYGFAQQSGGAAKIRSRLGEGTVVSLYLPRSFEAQEEVPDAAGAETGGSRPVPGKTILVVEDEILVRMVVVDALRDRGYAVLEAGTGAEALDILRATPQVDVLLTDVGLPRGMNGRQLAEAARAERPGLRIVFVTGYDEDAAGGERLSAADVEVVQKPFDLDLLVGKVGELASAKP; from the coding sequence ATGAAATTCGCCACGCAGCGCGAGGCTGGACGTCAGGCCCTGTTCGAGATCATCGACGACGGCTTCTGCATCATCCAGTTCATCGACGGACCGGACGGCCCGCTGTCCGACTATGTCCACGTCGAGGCCAACTCGGGCTACGAGCGCCATACCGGCATCAAGGACATCGTCGGCAAGACCGTGTTCGACGTGGCGCCCGAGGATGGCCGCGAGTGGGTGAAGATCTACGGGGCGGTGCTCGAGAACGGCGAGCCCCTGCGGTTCGAAAGGAATTTCTCCGAGGCCGGGCGCTTCATCGAAGTCTCGGCGCGGCGGCTCGAGCCCCGGAGTCTCGGGCAGGTCGCGGTGCTCTTCCGCGACATCTCCGACCGCAAGCGCGCCGAGGCCGAGCTCAAGGCCAGCGAGAAGACCTCGCGCGAGAACGAGCAGCGCGTCGCGCTGGCGCTCGAGGCCGGGGCCATCGTCGGCACCTGGGTCTGGCACGTTCCCGAGGACGCGTTCACCGTCGACGAGGGTCTCTTTTCGGCCATGGGTCTCGACCGGGACCGTGACGCAAGCGCGCTGAAACTCGACGACATCACCGTGCACGTCCACCCGGAGGACAAGCCGCGCCTCAACGCCGATGTCGAGGCCGCGCTGCGCGAAGGCGGGGCGTATTTCCAGCAGTTCCGCGTGCTTCGCGAGGACCGGAAATACCACTGGATCGAGGCGAGCGGGAAGGTCGAGCTCGATCGCAACGGCAAGGCGGTGACCTTTTCCGGGGTGCTGATGGACATCAGCGGCCGGCGCGAGATCGAGGCCGAGCGCGACCGGGTGACCGCCGAGCTCTTTCGGCTCAACGAAACGCTCGAGCGCAGGGTCTCCGAGCAGACGGCCGAGCTCATGGCCAAGGAAGAGGTGCTGCGCCACGCCCAGAAGATGGAGGCGGTCGGGCAGCTCACCGGCGGGCTTGCCCATGACTTCAACAATCTTCTCGCGGCCGTCTCGGGCGCGGTCGACATGGCGCAATCGCGCCTTTCCGAGCGGCGCTTCGACGAGATCGGGCGCTACCTATGCGCGATCAAGAGCTCGGCCGGCCGGGCCGCGAACCTGACCCAGCGCCTGATGGCCTTTGCCCGAAAGCAGACGCTGGAGCCCAAGCCCACGGATGTCGTGCGGCTCTGCGGCGGCATGGCGGAGCTCGTGCAGCGCACCGTCGGGCCGCATATCGAGCTGAAGATGACGGCGGACGAGGGCACGTGGCTTTCGCATGTCGACCAGAACCAGCTCGAGAACGCGCTGCTCAACCTCTGCATCAACGCGCGGGACGCCATGCCCGACGGGGGCAGCCTCGCGGTCCGCTCCGAGAACAGGAGCCTCGGCAAGGCCGAGGCGAAGGCGGTCGGGGTCGCGGAGGGGGACTATGTCTGCATCAGCGTCGCCGACACCGGCGCGGGCATGAGCGAAGAGCTGATCGACCGGGCCTTCGAGCCCTTCTTCACGACCAAGCCGCTGGGCGAGGGCACGGGGCTGGGCCTGTCGATGGTCTACGGCTTCGCCCAGCAGTCCGGCGGCGCGGCAAAGATCCGCTCCCGGCTCGGCGAGGGCACGGTGGTTTCCCTCTACCTTCCGCGCAGCTTCGAGGCGCAGGAAGAGGTGCCGGACGCGGCCGGGGCAGAGACCGGCGGGTCGCGTCCGGTGCCCGGAAAGACGATCCTCGTGGTGGAGGACGAGATCCTCGTCCGGATGGTCGTCGTCGATGCGCTGCGCGACCGGGGATATGCGGTTCTCGAGGCCGGCACGGGCGCCGAGGCGCTCGACATCCTCAGGGCCACGCCGCAGGTCGATGTGCTGCTCACGGACGTCGGGCTTCCGCGCGGCATGAACGGGCGGCAGCTTGCCGAGGCCGCCCGCGCCGAACGTCCGGGTCTCAGGATCGTCTTCGTCACCGGCTACGACGAGGACGCCGCGGGCGGTGAACGGCTGTCGGCGGCGGATGTCGAGGTCGTTCAGAAGCCCTTCGACCTCGACCTGCTTGTCGGAAAGGTCGGCGAGCTCGCCTCTGCAAAACCCTGA
- a CDS encoding sugar phosphate nucleotidyltransferase, translating into MRISRSVPSTSRCLPFLLAGGRGSRLFELTDHTCKPALGFASADGRIVDFILAALVAAQFDKLFVATQYRPTDLCQHLDRHWAHAFPRGITIRDGEFLSPHGYRGTADAVRVNITTLDAYGPREIMILSGDHVLDIDLEAFLRHHRSHARPVTVAATAVPLAEAGGFGIFELDAEGEVKGFAEKPMRPAPMPGDAGRALASTGIYVFDWIWLKQALREEPCRLDFGNDILPGAVRDGELAVYRLPDGPDGQGAYWRDVGTLDAYRLAQLDFAQPETPVALPKTMGRAVTRSLDSMAEGTVFLPGSRIGRRCQIRNAIVGPGVRLPDGFRAGLNPEEDARWFRRTPGGTLLITAEMMARRESALRKTPERPLFRRTPRTPTLSTLKG; encoded by the coding sequence ATGCGCATTTCACGAAGCGTCCCGAGCACGTCTCGCTGCCTGCCGTTCCTGCTGGCCGGTGGCCGCGGCTCCCGCCTGTTCGAACTCACCGACCACACCTGCAAGCCGGCGCTGGGTTTCGCCTCCGCCGATGGGCGCATCGTCGATTTCATCCTCGCCGCGCTGGTCGCCGCGCAGTTCGACAAGCTCTTCGTCGCCACCCAGTATCGCCCGACCGACCTCTGCCAGCATCTCGACCGGCATTGGGCGCACGCGTTTCCGCGCGGCATCACCATCCGCGACGGGGAATTCCTGAGCCCCCACGGCTATCGCGGCACGGCGGATGCGGTCCGGGTGAACATCACGACGCTCGATGCCTACGGGCCGCGGGAGATCATGATCCTGTCGGGCGACCACGTGCTCGACATCGACCTGGAGGCGTTCCTGCGCCACCACCGCTCGCACGCCCGCCCCGTCACCGTCGCCGCGACGGCGGTGCCGCTCGCCGAGGCGGGCGGCTTCGGCATCTTCGAGCTCGACGCGGAGGGAGAGGTGAAGGGCTTTGCCGAGAAGCCGATGCGCCCGGCGCCGATGCCCGGCGACGCGGGCCGCGCGCTCGCCTCGACCGGCATCTACGTCTTCGACTGGATCTGGCTCAAGCAGGCCCTGCGCGAGGAGCCCTGCCGGCTCGATTTCGGCAATGACATCCTTCCGGGCGCGGTGCGCGACGGAGAGCTGGCGGTCTACCGTCTGCCGGACGGGCCGGACGGGCAGGGCGCCTACTGGCGGGACGTCGGCACGCTGGATGCCTATCGCCTCGCCCAGCTGGATTTCGCCCAGCCGGAAACGCCGGTCGCCCTGCCGAAGACCATGGGGCGCGCGGTCACCCGCTCGCTCGACAGCATGGCGGAAGGCACGGTGTTCCTGCCGGGAAGCAGAATCGGCCGCCGCTGCCAGATCCGCAACGCGATCGTCGGGCCGGGTGTCCGGCTGCCGGACGGCTTCCGCGCCGGCCTGAATCCCGAGGAGGATGCCCGCTGGTTCCGCCGCACGCCGGGCGGAACGCTGCTCATCACCGCCGAAATGATGGCGCGGCGCGAGTCCGCTTTGAGAAAGACGCCGGAGCGTCCACTCTTTCGCCGAACCCCTCGGACGCCGACTCTTTCCACCCTGAAAGGCTGA
- a CDS encoding NYN domain-containing protein, with protein sequence MSKLVAVLVDGDNVSGRLAARIQHLAAHYGTASVSRVYTDAQRGSEWHDAAGYRLIHAGIGKNAADILLALDAMELLLTQQMRSFVIVSSDGDFRHLVTRLREHGASVIGLGEKKAPPAYRACCSEFKEISLADAGDPQTPGELDLQIRAMVAQHSKQGAGMRITELSPKMYQAHGVKISKYQERSWRAYLAARPSLYELEPRGPNAMVRFRPEGFPGWT encoded by the coding sequence ATGTCGAAGTTGGTTGCCGTTCTGGTTGATGGAGACAATGTCAGTGGAAGACTTGCCGCGCGCATTCAGCACCTCGCTGCCCATTATGGCACGGCCAGCGTCAGCCGGGTCTATACCGACGCGCAGCGTGGGTCCGAATGGCACGACGCGGCCGGCTATCGCCTCATCCATGCGGGAATTGGCAAGAACGCGGCTGATATTCTCCTCGCCCTCGACGCAATGGAACTTCTTCTGACGCAGCAAATGCGGAGCTTTGTCATCGTGAGCTCGGATGGCGACTTCCGCCACCTCGTGACGCGGCTGCGCGAGCATGGCGCCAGCGTCATCGGTCTCGGAGAGAAGAAGGCGCCGCCGGCCTACCGCGCCTGCTGCTCGGAGTTCAAAGAAATCTCGCTTGCCGATGCCGGCGATCCGCAAACGCCGGGCGAACTCGACCTGCAGATCCGGGCGATGGTCGCCCAGCACAGCAAGCAGGGCGCTGGTATGAGGATCACCGAGCTATCTCCCAAGATGTATCAAGCGCACGGCGTCAAGATCAGCAAGTATCAAGAGCGCAGTTGGAGGGCCTATCTCGCAGCCCGGCCCTCCCTTTACGAGCTCGAGCCCCGCGGCCCGAACGCGATGGTCCGCTTCCGCCCCGAGGGTTTCCCAGGCTGGACCTGA